A stretch of the Candidatus Krumholzibacteriia bacterium genome encodes the following:
- a CDS encoding nucleoside hydrolase has translation MPRSRTAIVLAVLVALAVTPVAAHDVAEPPLLIDTDAGLDDLRALAVVLAQPRPQVAGIVTSDGVLGPAQGAFVVEAWIERLGRGDVPVVAGRSVGASPPPFRDFVRANLRDAGLPIRDDRRTDGDPLAHVRKWISAQHGAGVRILCLGPLTNLAALIESDPGIVDAIHSVYWAADPRSDDPGAQWNLERDRAAADAILDLGIDLRLVTPAAGDVALFDAALLDAVESQSTPAAEAFAALHAVDDLRAHALEQADSVADDLAAIVALQPLVARFESWSDTNPIQARTASLADWDRDFARTVYRDRFSDDHGPQPRPYVVLERYPTDPEQFLPDVAPVVDPILERHGLEEWRASVLTNELHRHLGIYSIVGVKMGILARELLDADLDELRVTTWAGPKPPVSCLADGLQVATGASLGRGTIENVDGGRPQVRARFTKGDRSLELALSDEVLADIRTDVRTAAERYGNLTDAYFDEIRRLSLQYWLDLDRHSIFERTDDRRTR, from the coding sequence ATGCCACGCTCCCGTACCGCGATCGTGCTCGCGGTCCTCGTCGCCCTCGCCGTCACGCCCGTCGCGGCGCACGACGTCGCCGAACCGCCACTGTTGATCGACACCGACGCCGGTCTCGACGACCTGCGTGCCCTGGCCGTCGTGCTGGCCCAGCCCCGTCCCCAGGTGGCGGGCATCGTCACCTCGGACGGCGTGCTCGGGCCGGCCCAGGGTGCGTTCGTGGTCGAGGCGTGGATCGAGCGGCTCGGCCGCGGAGACGTTCCGGTGGTCGCGGGCCGGTCCGTCGGGGCATCGCCGCCGCCCTTCCGCGATTTCGTGCGGGCGAACCTGCGCGACGCCGGTCTGCCGATCCGCGACGACCGCCGCACCGACGGCGACCCCCTGGCCCACGTGCGGAAGTGGATCAGCGCCCAGCACGGCGCCGGGGTGAGGATCCTCTGCCTCGGTCCGCTGACCAACCTCGCGGCCCTGATCGAGTCCGATCCGGGGATCGTCGATGCGATCCACTCCGTGTACTGGGCCGCCGACCCGCGCAGCGACGATCCGGGCGCGCAGTGGAACCTCGAACGCGACCGCGCCGCGGCCGACGCGATCCTCGACCTGGGCATCGACCTGCGGCTGGTGACCCCCGCGGCGGGTGACGTGGCGTTGTTCGACGCCGCCCTGCTCGACGCCGTCGAGTCGCAGTCCACACCCGCGGCCGAGGCCTTCGCCGCTCTGCACGCCGTCGACGATCTGCGCGCGCACGCCCTCGAGCAGGCGGACTCGGTGGCCGACGACCTGGCCGCGATCGTCGCCCTGCAGCCGCTGGTCGCGCGCTTCGAGTCGTGGTCGGACACCAACCCGATCCAGGCCCGCACGGCGTCACTGGCCGACTGGGATCGTGATTTCGCGCGGACGGTCTACCGCGATCGCTTCTCCGACGACCACGGACCGCAGCCGCGTCCCTACGTCGTGCTCGAGCGCTACCCCACCGATCCCGAGCAGTTCCTGCCCGACGTGGCGCCCGTGGTCGACCCGATCCTCGAGCGCCACGGCCTCGAGGAATGGCGGGCGTCGGTACTCACGAACGAGCTGCACCGTCACCTGGGGATCTATTCGATCGTCGGCGTGAAGATGGGGATCCTCGCGCGGGAGCTGCTCGACGCCGATCTCGACGAACTGCGCGTGACGACCTGGGCGGGGCCGAAGCCTCCCGTGAGCTGTCTGGCCGACGGACTGCAGGTCGCCACCGGAGCCAGTCTGGGCCGCGGGACGATCGAGAACGTCGACGGCGGCCGCCCGCAGGTGCGCGCCCGCTTCACCAAGGGCGATCGTTCGCTCGAACTCGCCCTGTCCGACGAAGTCCTCGCGGACATCCGCACCGACGTCCGCACCGCCGCCGAGCGCTACGGCAACCTCACCGACGCCTACTTCGACGAGATCCGCCGGCTCTCGTTGCAGTACTGGCTCGACCTCGACCGCCATTCGATCTTCGAACGCACCGACGACCGGAGGACCCGATGA